One Nitrosopumilus piranensis genomic region harbors:
- the artG gene encoding thaumarchaeosortase — protein MQNWSMIAGILIIASPILFSMIAYPDSIAWSWNEGRGGYLFALVFVVAELVGLKIVISKKRLLAVIPIALLTISYLVSLENGLRDYLVASAEQFDVQLIYSWTWMWDFIVMAIFIVVALSIFFGRRWIRIAPAGPIFLTGTAIILSLDAFFPYDTLGPLQYIVPYFVQANVWVITALDLGTAIARDNVMFLRGDHGSMALQVFWPSAGVHSIIIFSLVIGAFMLKMNIPRARKSMYFVLGIIGTITVNLIRIFSLSWYALKVTTDPVAWEEYHKIAGEIMFLPWLFAFILVVILIESRRLKKLEKQGKLPSKNNS, from the coding sequence ATGCAAAACTGGAGTATGATTGCTGGAATTTTGATAATTGCCAGTCCGATCCTGTTTTCTATGATCGCATATCCTGATTCTATAGCTTGGAGTTGGAATGAAGGAAGAGGAGGATATCTTTTTGCACTTGTTTTTGTTGTAGCTGAACTTGTTGGTCTAAAAATTGTTATTTCAAAAAAACGATTACTTGCAGTAATTCCAATAGCACTACTTACTATTTCCTATTTGGTTTCATTAGAAAATGGTTTACGCGATTACTTAGTTGCATCTGCAGAACAATTTGATGTTCAATTAATCTATTCTTGGACATGGATGTGGGACTTTATTGTTATGGCAATTTTCATTGTTGTTGCATTATCAATTTTCTTTGGAAGGAGATGGATTCGAATTGCACCTGCCGGACCTATCTTCTTAACTGGAACTGCAATTATTTTGTCTCTTGATGCTTTCTTCCCTTATGACACACTTGGACCTTTACAATACATTGTTCCATACTTTGTACAAGCAAATGTTTGGGTAATTACTGCACTTGATCTTGGTACTGCCATTGCAAGAGATAACGTCATGTTCCTACGTGGTGATCATGGTTCTATGGCACTTCAAGTATTCTGGCCATCAGCAGGTGTTCACAGCATCATAATTTTCTCATTGGTAATTGGGGCATTCATGTTAAAGATGAATATTCCTAGAGCAAGAAAATCAATGTATTTTGTTTTAGGTATAATTGGAACAATTACTGTAAATTTAATTAGAATATTCTCATTATCTTGGTATGCCCTCAAAGTGACAACTGATCCTGTCGCATGGGAAGAATATCACAAAATCGCAGGTGAAATAATGTTCCTGCCGTGGCTATTTGCATTCATTTTAGTTGTCATTTTGATAGAATCTAGACGTTTGAAAAAACTAGAGAAACAAGGTAAATTGCCGTCTAAAAATAACTCGTAA
- a CDS encoding DsbA family protein, with translation MNKKGVIIGVTSIAIIAGIVASLSSTPTETVNLDMTRTHGTISTAMGSPILGDPSASVTIVEFGDYQCHQCYNWFHNTKPAITRDYINTGKANLVFVDLAFLGKDSPKAAQASYCAEDQGMYWEYHDVLYNSQEPQIDNGWANTERLKAFAFSMGLDMELFESCLDSGKYSKRVQYNSQQARDHGVRGTPGFFIVGPDGQHQIGGAQPFSVFKQILDPMV, from the coding sequence ATGAATAAAAAAGGTGTAATTATAGGCGTCACATCTATTGCCATTATTGCTGGAATTGTAGCATCATTATCTTCAACCCCTACTGAAACTGTAAATCTTGACATGACTAGAACTCATGGAACTATCTCTACTGCCATGGGTTCTCCTATACTTGGTGATCCTTCTGCTTCTGTAACTATTGTTGAATTTGGTGATTATCAATGCCATCAATGCTATAATTGGTTTCATAACACTAAACCTGCTATAACTCGTGATTATATTAACACAGGAAAAGCCAATTTGGTTTTTGTTGATTTGGCATTTTTGGGAAAGGATTCACCAAAAGCTGCTCAAGCATCATACTGTGCTGAAGATCAGGGAATGTATTGGGAGTATCATGATGTACTTTACAATTCCCAAGAACCTCAAATTGATAATGGTTGGGCTAATACTGAAAGACTAAAGGCTTTTGCATTTTCAATGGGATTGGATATGGAATTGTTTGAGAGTTGTCTTGACTCTGGAAAATATTCTAAACGTGTTCAATACAATAGTCAACAAGCAAGAGATCATGGTGTAAGAGGAACTCCTGGATTCTTTATTGTAGGTCCTGATGGGCAACACCAGATTGGCGGTGCACAACCATTTTCTGTGTTTAAGCAAATTTTGGATCCCATGGTATAA
- a CDS encoding C2H2-type zinc finger protein, with amino-acid sequence MLTIDCKDVLPIKNELVVYVSDQVAAIPTLKNNQFTLSTLDDEAIDTNTVVTAIKEFLDSIGEGRNFAVIGNNNFISITSVSGKVIERESTQQQEMFSCSHCGFVTRYQVELNTHMRIHYL; translated from the coding sequence ATGCTTACAATTGACTGTAAAGATGTTTTACCAATCAAAAATGAACTTGTAGTATATGTCTCAGATCAAGTTGCAGCCATACCTACACTAAAAAATAACCAATTTACTTTATCAACTTTGGATGATGAGGCAATTGACACCAATACTGTAGTTACTGCAATCAAAGAATTTTTAGATTCTATTGGGGAAGGACGTAATTTTGCTGTCATAGGAAATAACAATTTCATCAGTATCACTTCTGTGTCTGGAAAAGTTATTGAAAGAGAATCTACTCAACAACAAGAAATGTTCTCATGCTCACATTGTGGATTTGTAACTCGATATCAAGTTGAACTCAATACTCATATGAGAATCCATTACCTCTGA
- a CDS encoding NAD(P)-dependent oxidoreductase has translation MKNIGIIGLGMLGNAVALHLLDSGYKVTVFNRDEKKTMQSKEKGATVVDSPKDVAKKSDLVIIVVKDADAVKQVSFGKNGIIEAENNELIVADMSTIDPSESKNISEKFQEYNINKLDIPVMGGPNVAITGDLVMMVSGDKESFEECKAIFEKIANKVFFLGESGVAHSIKLAMNLQITMLALALSEGITLVKKTGVDPKKFLEILNSTYFKTGMSEKKAFKMIDRNYDPTFTLANLKKDISTMTSVAKDLGIELPMIQKAEEVYENAIKEGLGEIDYTGIIEYLKRINESK, from the coding sequence ATGAAAAATATAGGAATCATAGGTTTAGGGATGTTAGGAAATGCAGTTGCATTACACTTGTTAGATTCAGGTTACAAAGTCACTGTATTCAATAGAGATGAAAAAAAGACCATGCAGTCAAAAGAGAAAGGAGCTACGGTTGTTGATTCACCAAAAGATGTTGCAAAAAAATCAGATTTAGTAATTATAGTTGTAAAGGATGCGGATGCAGTAAAGCAAGTCTCATTTGGTAAAAATGGAATCATAGAGGCAGAAAATAATGAATTAATTGTTGCAGATATGAGTACAATTGATCCTTCAGAATCAAAAAATATTTCAGAGAAATTTCAAGAATACAACATTAACAAATTAGACATACCAGTAATGGGAGGCCCCAACGTAGCAATTACAGGCGATTTGGTAATGATGGTTTCAGGAGATAAAGAAAGTTTTGAAGAGTGCAAAGCCATATTTGAAAAAATTGCAAATAAGGTATTTTTCTTAGGAGAAAGTGGTGTTGCACATTCTATCAAGCTAGCCATGAATCTGCAAATCACCATGCTTGCACTTGCATTGTCTGAAGGAATAACACTAGTCAAAAAGACAGGAGTAGATCCTAAAAAATTTCTCGAGATTTTAAATTCGACTTATTTTAAAACTGGGATGAGTGAAAAAAAGGCATTTAAGATGATAGATAGAAACTATGATCCAACATTTACACTTGCAAATTTAAAAAAAGATATTTCTACAATGACTAGTGTTGCAAAAGATTTAGGAATTGAACTGCCCATGATACAAAAAGCTGAAGAAGTGTACGAAAATGCGATAAAAGAAGGACTAGGGGAAATTGACTATACAGGAATTATTGAATATCTTAAACGAATTAATGAATCCAAATAA
- a CDS encoding SDR family NAD(P)-dependent oxidoreductase: MRLKDKVAIVTGASSDIGKGIAKRFADEGSKVILIARNLEKLEETRKEIGNEDSTVSMTCDLTDESQTLQVVNQIMDTYGKIDILVNNAGAINDPIHFHEMKDSEIKKLIDVNLLGVFNMTKSVLAKMSDVRSGAIVNIGSISSERAIPRVHLAVYSSTKAAIPMFTKSIAVEYARRNIRCNCINPGIINSGSIKPYLDDPQARKVLEERLPLARVGEPEDVANAVLYLASDEASWVTGAILNVDGGKTASEG, encoded by the coding sequence ATGAGATTAAAAGATAAAGTAGCCATTGTTACTGGTGCTTCTAGTGATATTGGTAAAGGAATTGCAAAGAGATTTGCTGATGAAGGTTCCAAAGTTATTCTTATTGCAAGGAATCTTGAGAAATTAGAAGAAACCAGAAAAGAGATCGGAAACGAAGATTCCACTGTCTCAATGACTTGTGATTTAACAGATGAATCTCAAACATTACAAGTTGTAAATCAAATCATGGACACATATGGAAAAATAGACATCCTTGTAAATAATGCAGGGGCAATCAATGATCCTATTCATTTTCACGAAATGAAAGATTCGGAAATTAAAAAATTGATTGATGTGAATCTGTTAGGAGTGTTCAATATGACAAAATCTGTTTTGGCAAAGATGTCAGATGTTAGAAGTGGGGCAATTGTAAATATTGGTTCTATCTCAAGTGAGAGAGCTATCCCACGAGTACATTTAGCAGTGTATTCTTCTACAAAGGCAGCAATCCCCATGTTCACAAAATCAATTGCAGTAGAATATGCAAGAAGAAACATTAGATGTAATTGCATCAATCCAGGAATTATTAACTCAGGCTCTATTAAGCCATACCTTGATGATCCTCAAGCAAGAAAAGTTCTAGAAGAAAGATTACCTCTTGCAAGAGTTGGAGAACCAGAAGATGTTGCAAATGCAGTGTTATACTTGGCTTCTGATGAAGCAAGCTGGGTCACTGGAGCAATTCTTAATGTTGATGGCGGAAAGACAGCTTCAGAAGGATAA
- a CDS encoding DUF99 family protein: MRSLHLEKKGLRGLAIAESFKQNSRKSVFSGIVMRRDFVIDGFVFGSATLEGDDATDAILKMYYDLNRSDISYVLISGLIVSMYNIIDIKKLFDILKIPLIGVSYHDSDGIEDSIKHHFPNSFESKLNKYAKLGKRKKITLSTSYDVFVRKEGCTLNDVKHLLNDLTLHGTVPEPIRVSQLLAKTLLEKGLSF, translated from the coding sequence ATGAGATCTCTTCATCTTGAAAAAAAAGGTCTGCGTGGATTAGCTATTGCTGAGAGTTTCAAACAAAACTCTAGAAAATCTGTTTTTTCTGGTATTGTGATGAGAAGAGATTTTGTTATAGATGGATTTGTTTTTGGAAGCGCTACATTAGAAGGCGATGATGCAACTGATGCAATATTGAAGATGTATTATGACCTAAACAGGTCTGATATCAGTTATGTTCTGATTTCAGGACTAATTGTTTCAATGTATAATATCATTGACATCAAAAAATTATTTGATATATTAAAAATTCCACTTATTGGAGTATCTTATCATGATTCAGATGGGATAGAGGATTCAATAAAACACCATTTCCCAAATTCTTTTGAATCAAAACTAAACAAGTATGCTAAACTGGGAAAACGTAAAAAAATTACCTTGAGTACATCTTATGATGTTTTTGTTAGAAAAGAAGGTTGCACATTAAATGATGTAAAACATCTTCTCAATGATTTAACATTACATGGAACAGTTCCTGAACCAATTAGGGTCTCTCAACTTTTGGCAAAAACATTACTTGAGAAAGGATTATCCTTCTGA